In the genome of Bacteroidales bacterium, one region contains:
- a CDS encoding histidine phosphatase family protein, whose product MKKLLIMRHAKSDWSDGSVRDFDRPLNNRGKSAAPLIGKEIKKRGLTPDLIISSPALRAKMTAEAVAENSGYKKDIIWNESFYFGYTSEILQAIKDVDESKKSIMIFGHNPTWSSITEILSGKFVSMKTADVAILEYKGKWQNIKDKSCKLTIYISPKNLI is encoded by the coding sequence ATGAAAAAATTATTAATAATGCGTCATGCAAAGTCTGATTGGTCAGACGGCTCTGTCAGAGATTTTGACAGACCGTTAAATAACAGAGGAAAGTCTGCTGCTCCTTTAATAGGAAAAGAAATTAAAAAAAGGGGACTAACCCCCGATTTAATAATTTCATCTCCGGCATTAAGAGCAAAGATGACTGCCGAAGCGGTTGCTGAAAATTCAGGATATAAAAAAGATATAATTTGGAATGAAAGTTTTTATTTCGGTTATACAAGTGAAATATTACAAGCAATTAAAGACGTTGACGAATCAAAAAAAAGCATAATGATATTCGGGCATAATCCGACATGGTCTTCAATTACAGAAATATTATCAGGTAAATTTGTAAGTATGAAAACAGCTGATGTTGCAATTCTAGAATATAAAGGCAAGTGGCAAAATATAAAAGACAAATCTTGCAAATTAACAATATACATATCTCCCAAAAACCTTATCTAA
- a CDS encoding GRP family sugar transporter has protein sequence MQNIQIDWFFYTIIFTIIYGGVNFMYKIAAHHNCSSHKIIKISAITISILSLIIIIITASPFTNFKMLFFFALINSFFFGMGSIIKIQSLKYIPTSFAFPITKLNAVLLIIYALILFNDRPTVLQWAGIGTSIFVLAYISFNIKTENKKTKIKDKKQLTGILFALLAAFATSISMLTGKYASTEVSKINFIFISYTMVIVYTVIINKFVIKKDQKKKNSGSKKVILFGIIIGLLNFAGYYLVLSAFATGPLSLIQGISSNSFIIPIVLSVIFLKEKFTYKNAIVVALSILSIILIKIDF, from the coding sequence ATGCAAAACATACAAATAGATTGGTTTTTTTATACGATTATATTCACGATTATATACGGCGGAGTTAACTTTATGTATAAAATTGCTGCCCATCACAACTGTTCAAGTCATAAGATTATAAAAATATCAGCTATTACAATTTCAATACTTTCTTTAATAATCATAATTATAACAGCCAGTCCGTTTACTAATTTTAAAATGCTATTCTTTTTTGCTCTGATAAATTCATTCTTTTTCGGTATGGGCAGTATTATCAAAATTCAATCACTAAAATATATTCCCACATCATTTGCTTTCCCCATTACAAAATTGAATGCGGTACTTCTTATTATTTATGCTTTAATTCTGTTTAATGACCGACCGACCGTACTTCAATGGGCCGGAATCGGAACTTCAATTTTTGTTCTGGCTTATATCAGTTTCAATATTAAAACTGAAAATAAGAAAACTAAAATAAAAGACAAAAAACAACTGACAGGAATTTTATTTGCCTTGCTTGCAGCTTTTGCAACCTCAATTTCAATGCTTACAGGAAAATATGCATCAACAGAGGTTTCTAAGATTAATTTTATATTTATTTCTTACACAATGGTTATTGTCTATACAGTCATCATTAATAAGTTTGTTATTAAAAAAGACCAAAAGAAAAAGAATTCCGGCTCAAAAAAAGTTATCTTGTTCGGAATTATTATCGGATTATTAAATTTTGCCGGATATTATTTAGTGTTAAGTGCTTTTGCAACAGGTCCTTTATCTTTAATTCAAGGCATTTCTTCAAACTCATTTATTATTCCGATTGTTCTGTCTGTCATATTCCTGAAAGAAAAATTTACATATAAAAATGCAATTGTCGTTGCTCTTTCAATCTTATCAATTATTCTGATAAAAATAGATTTTTAA